CAGGGTCCTGCTCAGCGGCCTCGGCTTCCGCGGCGGGTGCGGCGGCCGCGGTCCCGGCCGTACCGGCGGCGCCAGGGTCGGCATCGCGGGCGGTGACCAGTGCACTCGCACCGGACACGGCCTGCACCGGCTGACCGACACCCTCGCTCGCGGAGAGCAGGCTGCCCTCCGGGTCGAAGGCGATCGCCTCGCCCTGCCGTTGTTCCGGCAGCGGTATCCGCAGCGGCTCCCGCCGCAGGGCGGCGAGCACGTCGCCGTCCGGTGCCGGGTAGAGGTAGGCGTCGGTATAGGTGCGCAGGGCGTACACCGTCCCGTCCACACTCGCCGCCGCCCCCGTGACCAGGGTCGAGCCCATCGCGCCCACCGGTCCGCCCGGTGTGTCGGTGCCCTCGATCCGCAACGAGCCGACGTGCTCCAGCTTGGTGGGACCCGGGCTGGCGAGTTCTCCGGACGGCCGGTAGACCTCGGCCTTGCCCAGCACGTGCTTGGTGATCACGTGCGGGGTACCGGCGCGATCCAGCAGCAGGGCCTCGGCGTCGTGCTGCCCATCCGGGTAGGTCAGCCGGTACAGGGTGGCGCCACCCTCCGGCGAGACCGCGTGCAGCGCGATCGTCTCCCTGCGCTTGTCGTTGTCCCCGGTGTCGGACAGCCACAAGGTGCCATCGGCCGCGCGCGCCATGTCCTCGACGTCGAAGGGGTCGGTCGGGTCGGTGATCACCCGCTGTACCCGGCAGTCATGGCCGAGCACGAACACCTCGATCCGGGTGCCGCCGTCGTTGACGGCGTACCAGTGGTCCTGGTCGGCGGCCAGCCCGGACAGCTCGGCCAGCCGCTGGTCCCGGATCGTGCACAGGGTCTCGGTCCCCGGCACCGCCGCCGTCGCGGCGGGCGTGAACATCATCGTGCCGATGCCCACCGCCATCGCACCCACCATCGCGCCAAGCCGCCCGTGCCGTTCCACGGGCATCACCGTACTCATCACGGGCGCCGAGCCGGTGCGGACCCGCGGGCACGGCCGTGGGTTATCCCGGTACGCCGCCCGCCTCGTACTCCCGCAGCGCCGCGGCCAGGTCGGGGTGCACCCTGGCCCGCAACCTGGTGCCCTCGGGCGTGTGCTCCTCGGCGAGCACCTCACCATCGGCGTGTGCGCGGGCCACCAGCTCGCCACGCGCGTACGGCACGACCACATCCACCATCGCCTCGGGCCGGGGCAGCCGGTCGGCGACAGCCTCGACCAGGGCCTCGATACCCAGTCCGGAGCGGGCGGAGACGATCAGCGCGCCTGGGAGCTGATGCCGCAGCCTGGCCAGGGTGAGCTGGTCGGCCGCATCCGCCTTGTTGATCACCAGCAGTTCCGGGGGCAACGGCTCCACCCGGCTGGCGGTGATCTCGCCGAGCACCGCACGCACGGCGTTCACCTGCTCCTCAGGGGCCGGGTCCGAGCCGTCCACCACATGCAGCAGCAGGTCGGCGTCGGCCGCCTCCTCCAGCGTGGAGCGGAAGGCGTCCACCAGCTGGTGTGGCAGGTGCCGGACGAAGCCGACCGTGTCGGTCAGCGTGTAGGTGCGCCCGTCCGGCGTCGCCGCCTTGCGGGTGGTCGGGTCCAGGGTGGCGAACAACGCGTCCTCCACCAGCACGCCGGCGCCGGTGATCGCGTTCAGCAGGCTCGACTTGCCCGCGTTGGTGTACCCGACGATGGCGACGCTTGGCACCTCGTTGGCCAGCCGCCTGCCGCGCTTGGTCTCCCTGATGGTGTCCATCGAGGCGATCTCGCGGCGCAGCTTGGCCACCCGTTTGTTGATCCGCCTGCGGTCGGTCTCCAGCTTCGTCTCACCTGGTCCGCGCAGGCCCACGCCGCCGTTGCCGCCACCGGCGCGGCCACCGGCCTGCCGGGACAGCGAGGTACCCCAGCCGCGCAGGCGCGGGATCAGGTACTGCAGCTGGGCCAGCTCGACCTGCGCCTTGCCCTCACGGGAACGCGCGTGCTGGGCGAAGATGTCCAGGATCAGGGCGGTCCGGTCGATCACCTTGACCTTGAGCTTCGCCTCGAGCTGCCGCAGCTGGCCGGGGGAGAGCTCACCGTCGCAGATCACCGTGTCCGCCCCGGTGGACAGCACCACATCCGCCAGCTCGCGCACCTTGCCCGAGCCGACGTAGGTAGCCGGGTCCGGCCGGTTCCGGCGCTGCACCAAGCCTTCGAGTACCTCCGAGCCCGCGGTCTCGGCCAGCCTGGCCAGTTCGGCGAGGGAGGCCTCCGACTGCGCGGCGGTGCCCTCGGTCCATACCCCCACGAGCACGACTCGCTCCAGTTGGAGTTTGCGGTACTCGACTTCGGTGACGTCGTCGAGTTCGGTGGAGAGCCCGGCGACACGGCGCAGCGAAGCGCGATCCTCGAGTTCCAGCTCGCCTGCGGACGGCTCGCTCTCGGACAGGTCTCTGTGTGTCAGTTCCGTCATCGTGCTTTCATCGTCCCACGATTTCCGGGAATCGCCGAGCCAGTTATTGCGCCGGACACCGAACGGCCACGGGAATGTCACGTAGCGTGACCATGAAGGGCGGCGAGGGCCCGCTCAGTGCGCGGCCCACCACGCCTCGTCCAGCTCTCCCCTGGCGACCATCTCGGCTGGCCCGGTGAGCGTCGCGACCCCGGTCTCGACGGCCACCTCGACCACCCCGCCGGGTACCTCGACCGTGCAGCGCCCGGTATCGGTGCCGCGCAGGTGCAGGGCCGCCGCCACCACGGCCACGGTCCCGGTGCCGCAGGACCGGGTCTCGCCCACACCACGCTCGTACACCCGCATCCGCAGCATGCCCTCGCCCACCGAGTTGACGAACTCCAGGTTCACCCCTTCGGGGAAGAAGTCCCGGTCGAACACCGGTTGCTCGCGCAGGTCCAGCCCGGCGACCTCGGTGTCCATGAACGACACCAGATGCGGGTTCCCGACATCCACCGCGACACCGGAGAACTCGTTGTCGCCGACCGCGGTGACCGAACTGCCCACGATCCGCGACTCTCCCATATGGACGGTAACCGACCGGTCCGGGTGCACCAGCACCCGCCGGTCGCCTGCCCTGCTGCCCACCACGAACTCGGTCGCGGTGACCAGCCCGGCGTCCACCAGGTAGCGCGCGAACACCCGCACGCCGTTGCCACACATCTCGGCGAGGGAACCATCGGCGTTGCGGTAGTCCATGAACCACTCCCCCGCGGACTCCACACCCAGCGCCGCGGGACGGGTCACCCTGAGCACGCCATCGGCACCGAGTCCCTGCCTGCGGTCACACAGCGCCGCGACCCGCGTCGGCGTCAGGTCCAACCGTCCGGCCGCGTCCGGCAGCACCACGAAGTCGTTCTGCGTGCCATGCCCTTTGCGGAACTCGATGCCACCCATGCGAACAGATTACGGGCCGAGCGCCGCGCGCACCCGCTCGGCCAGGTCCGGTTCCGCCCCGTCGAACCAGTGGATCCGCCGGTCCCGCCGGAACCAGGAACGCTGCTTGCGCACGAACCGCCGGGTGGCGGTCACCGTCGCCGCGGCAGCGGCCGCGAAGTCACCCTCCCCGTCCAGCTCGGCCAGTACCTGCTGGTACCCGAGCGCCCTGGAGGCCGTGCGACCGGACCGCAGCCCCCGCGCCTCCAGCGTGCGCACCTCGGCCACGAGACCCTGCTCGAACATCCGCCGCACCCGCTGCTCCACCCGGTTGTCCAGCTCGGTCACGCCCCGGTCGACGCCGATCATGCGGGTGCCGTACCGGGGCTCCCCCGGGCGGGGGAGATTCGCGGAGAAGGGTCGGCCGGTGAGTTCGATGACCTCCAGCGCTCGCACGACCCGGCGAATGTTGGAAGGCAGGATGGCGGCCGCCGCGTCCGGGTCCAGCCGGGCCAGCCTTTCGTGCAGCACCCCGGCGCCGGCCTCGGCAGCCTCGGCCTCCAGTGCGGCGCGTACCTCCGGGTCGGTGCCGGGGAACCGCAGGTCGTCGAGGACGGCCTGGATGTACAGCCCGGAGCCGCCGACCAGCACCGGCACCCTGTCCGCGGCCAGCAGCCGCTCGATCTCGGCGCGGGCCTGCCGCTGGTAGGCGGCCACCGAGGCGGTCTCGGTCACCTCCAGCACGTCCAGCAGGTGGTGTGGCACTCCGCGGCGTTCCAGCGGGGTGGCCTTGGCGGTGCCGATGTCCATCCCCCGGTACAGCTGCATGGCGTCGGCGTTGATCACCTCCCCGCCGAGGTCGAGCGCGAGCCGCACGCCGAGGTCGGTCTTGCCGGTCGCGGTGGGCCCCACGACGGCGATCGGGCGGCTCATCGGCGCTCCCAGGTGGCCACGTGGTAGCCCACCCCGAACGGGGCGCCGGAGTAGAGCAGCTCGCTCCGCCACCGCGCGCCCTCTGCGAAGGCGGCGAGCACCTGCCATGGCACCCTGCCCTGGGCACCCAGCTCGGCGGCAAGGCCGGGGTCGATCGCGAGCAGGGTCGCGATGTCCGCCGTGCCGAGTGCGCGGGCCGCTACCTCGTCGAAACCGGCGGCCCGATCGTCCTGGCCACCGGGTGAACGTGGCCCGTGCCGGTGGGAACCGTCGCCGAGCACCAGCAGCCCGAGTTCCCCTTCCGCCTCGGCCAGCCGGGCCAGCTCGGCGCCGGCCCGCGCGCAGTCCTCGGCCCCGGCGTCGGCGGCCAGCAGCCGCACCTCGACCGCGGTGGCCGCCGCCCGCTCCCGCAGCCACCCGGCGATCAGCGCGGGCAGCGGCAACTCGGCAGGGTCCTCCTCGGCGACGTCGGAAAGCGCCACCCGCACATCGACCCCGTAGCCGCCGAACCGGCCGCGCGCACCGGGCCGCACGGTCGTCGGCGTGGTCACGGCCGGGTCAGCGCCGATCGCGACCCAGTGCCGGGCCCGCTCGGCGAGGAAGCCTGCCGCGGCGAGGCAGGCCGTACGCACCGGAGCGGTCGATTCCACCGAACCGGGCACCAGTTCGGGTACCAAGAGGGGAGGATGGGGTACCACGACAGCACGCGCGATCACGCTCGCCGACGTTACCCGGCGGCTCGACCGGCACACTGGACGACGGCGGGAACTCCGTTCGGAGTACCGCGAACGGCACTGACCTGTTTGAATGCCGCCAGGGACTGCTCGTCCCGCGGCACGATGACAGAGCGCATGCAGGACCCGGCCCCACAGGTGTGGGGCGCCCGCCCCGGCGGGCCGACAGGCAAGAAGGAGCCGGCCATGGCCGATCACAACACACCCGAGGGCACGGGAGTCCCGGCACCACATCAGGTGCCCCGTTCAGCCGCCGGGACAGGGCCCGCCGCGCCCACGGTGCCGCCTGCGGAGCCGAGCCCGGCTCGCTGGGGCCGGATCGACGACGAGGGCAAGGTGTACCTGCACGACCAGGACGGCGAGCGGGTGATCGGCGTCTGGCAGGCGGGCACCGCCGAGGAGGGCCTGCTGCACTTCGCCCGCCGGTTCGACGACCTGCGGACCGAGGTGGAGCTGCTGGAGACCAGGCTGTCCTCCGGCGCCGGTGACCCCAAGCAGGCGCTGACCAGCGCCACCCAGCTGCGGGACGGGCTGCCGGACGCTGCCGTGGTCGGGGACATCGCCTCGCTGCGGGCGCTGATCGAGCACGTGATCACGCACGCGGAGCGCGCGCAGGCCGCGGCGAAGGAGGAGCGCGAGCAGGCGCGGGCCGAGGCGGTAGCCCGTAAGCAGGCACTGGCCGAGGAGGCCGAGCAGATCGCGGCCGAGTCCACCCAGTGGAAGTCGGCCGGGGACCGGCTGCGGACGATCCTGGACGAGTGGAAGACCATCAAGGGCGTCGACCGCAAGACCGACGACGAGCTGTGGAAGCGGTTCTCCAAGGCGCGGGAGTCGTTCAACCGGCGACGGGGTTCGCACTTCGCCGAGCTGGACAAGCAGCGGGCCGCGGCCAAGGCCCGCAAGGAGGAGCTGATCGCCGAGGCGGAGTCGCTTTCCGACTCCGAGGACTGGGGCCCCACCGCCGGGCGGTACAAGGAGCTGATGGCCGAGTGGAAGGCGGCCGGGCGCGCCCCCAAGGACAGTGACGAGGCGCTCTGGCAGCGGTTCCGCGCCGCGCAGGACAAGTTCTTCGCCCGCAGGTCGGCGGTGTTCTCCGAGCGGGACGCCGAGTTCGCCGCGAACGCCACGCGGAAGGAGGAGCTGCTCGCCGAGGCCGAGAAGATCGACCCCGCGGCGAACCTGGACAGCGCCAAGGCCCAGCTGCGCAAGATCCAGGACGCCTGGGACGAGATCGGGAAGGTGCCGCGGGAACGCATCCGCGAGCTGGACGGCAGGCTCAAGGCCGTGCAGGACCGGGTGCGGGGTGCCGAGGACAGCAAGTGGCGGCGCACCGACCCGGAGGCGCAGGCCCGCGCCGCCCAGTTCCGCGAGCGAGTGGAGCAGTTCGAGTCGCAGGCGGCGAAGGCGCGGGCGAACGGCGACGAGCGCAGGGCGAAGAAGGCCGAGGAACAGGCCGCCCAATGGCGGGAGTGGATGGAGGCCGCCGAGAGGGCCGTCGCCGACCGCTGACGACAACTGCTGCGAGTGGCCCTCCCACCCGTCTCCCACCACCGCCCAGACGGAGGCGCTGACGCGCCACTGTGTTCGCTGCGAAAATGCAGGGAACGGGCCACTCACAACAGGTGGTCAGGTGGGTGGGTAGAGGGTGTACGAGGGGAAGTGGCCGTAGAGACGCTCGCCGGGCTGGCCGACCGTGACCGCCTGCACCAGCAGCTCACCGCCGACGAAGGCGCCGCGCCAGGACGCGCCCCTGCCGCCGAACACCTCGGCCCGGTCACCGCGCGAGCGGGGCCGGTTGATGCCGACCTTGAACGCCTGCACCTCGCCGGCGATCCGCCGCGCGGTGGCCTCGTCATCGCAGGCCAGCGACGACACCAGGGCCCCGTTGCTGGCGTTCATCGCGGCGAGCAGCTCCGCCTCGGTGTCCACCAGCACGATGCTGTCCACCGGGCCGAAGGGCTCGGCGTGGTGCAGTGGCGAGGAGGGCGGTGGCTCCAGGATGCACACCGGGGCGAAGTAGGCGGAGGTTTCCTGCCCTGGCAGGAAACGGCCATCGGCCAGGTCACCACGGTGGATCGGCACCCCGCCCCTGCCGATCGCCTCGTCCACCGTGTCCCGCAGTTCCTTCGCCTTGGTATCGCTGATCAACGGCCCGAAGTCGAGCGCGGGCAACGGATCTTCTGGCGCGGCCACCGCGAGCGGATGGCCGAAGGACAGGCCCTGCACCGCGGGCAGGTAGGCGGCGAGGAACTCGTCGAAAAGGCTGCGCTGCACGACATAGCGCGGATACGCGGTGCACCGCTGCTTGCCGTACTCGAAAGAGGTACGAATGTGCGCCGCCAGCGCGGGCCAGTCGCTGAACTCCCACACGCCCCAGCAGTTCAGCCCTTCCTGCTCCAGGATGTGCCGCTTGCCGGAGTCGACGAGGTTGGCGGCGACCGCACCGCCGGTGCCGCGGCCGCCGACGAAGGAAAGGCAGCCGATCATCGGGGAGCGCACCAGCGCATCGGACAGCTCCGACCCGTTGCCGCTGACCAGCGTCAACGGCAGCCCGTGCCGGGCGGCCAGCGCGGTGGCCAGGGTCAGGCAGTGCACGCCCCCGTCCGTCGGCGCCTTCGCGATCGCCGCATTGCCCGCGAGTACCTGCACCAGCATGGCGTGCATCAGCACGCTCATCGGGTAGTTCCAGCTGGCGATGTTGCTGACCGGCCCCTCCAGTGGCCTGCGCCCGGCGAGCATGCCGTCGATCTCCGCGCAGTACCACCGGACCCCGTCCAGGCACCGGTCCACGTCCGCGGTCGCCGACTTCCAGGTCTTGCCGATCTCCCAGACCAGCAGCAGGGCGAGCAGGTCGCGCTGTGCGGCGAGTTCGTCCACGGCGGCAAGCACTCGCTGCCTGCGTTCCGCGAGCGAGGCCGTGGACCAGGTGCGGTGCTCGTTCAGGCCGGCCCGCACCGCCCTGGTCGCGTCCGGCGCGGACAGTTTCGGCGGGCCGGGGATGGCGCGCCGGTCCAGCGGTGAGGTGGCCTGGCCCGGGGTCCCTTCCGCACGCCACCGTCCGCCCCAGTAGTTGAACAGCCGCTCGGAGTCGAACGCCTCCGGAGCGACCGCCCGAGCGCGGCCGTACACCTCAGCCCACGAGGTGCCGGGCTTGCCTACCAAGGTCATCGGTTCCTCCCCATCGCTCGGTTCAACCTCCGGTGTTGCCGTCCTCGAGCAAGCCGGCCAGCGCGTTCACCACGCGCAGCGTGGGCACCGGGACCCCGGTCAGGCCGGCCAGTTCGACCACGGCGGCGAGGATGGCCTCGAGTTCGAGCGGCTTCCCACGTTCCAGGGACTGCAGGGTGGATGTCTTGTGCTCGCCGACCCGCTCCGCACCGGCCAGCCGCCGCTCGATCGAGACGTCCGGGTGCACGTCGAATGCCGCCGCCACCGCGAGCGTTTCCCGCATCATGTCCACCACGAGCTCCCTGGTACCGCCGTGCCGGCAGATGCCGGCCATGGTGGCCCTGGTGAGCGCGCTGATCGGGTTGAAGGCGATATTGCCCATCAGCTTGATCCAGATGTCCCGGCGCAGGTCCGGCTCGACCGGGCACTTCAGACCTCCGGCGACCATGGCGTCAGCGAACTCGTTGCAGCGCGCGGAGTCGGTGCCGTCCGGTTCCCCAATGGACAGCCGGGTGCCCTCGAGGTGCCGGATCTGCCCCGGCGCGACGATCTCGGTCGCGGCGTACACCACGCAGCCGATCGCCCGGTGCAGCGGCAGCGCGGCGCTCACCACACCGCCCGGGTCCACACTTTCCACCCTGCGCCCCTGGAACGGGCCGGGCAGCTGATGGAAGTACCACCACGGGATCCCGTTCTGCGCCGCGATGAGCGTGGTCCGCTCGTGCAACAGCGGCGCGACCAGCGGCCCCGCCTGCGCGTACTGGTTGGCTTTCAGACCGAGGAAGACATGGTCCACCGGACCGACCTCGTGCGGGTCGTCGGTGGCCAGCGGCCTGCTTTCGAAGTCACCACGTGGGCTGTGCACCCGCACGCCCGACTCGCGGATCGCCTGTAGATGTGCGCCACGCGCGATGAGGAAGACCTCGACTCCCGCGCGACAGAGGCTGGCGCCGACATAGGCACCGATGGCGCCGGCACCGAGAACAGCGACTCTCACGGCAGCTCCGTCCCTGTGCGTTCAACGGCCCCCTTGTGCCACGTCTTGCGTGGCTTGATGTATTCAGTATACAGTATGAGACTATTCGGTCAATGCCGCCGATGCCGTTCGCAGCGGGAGGACAGGATGAACGCACTCGCGGAATGGACCTCGGCGGCATGCTCCGACCTCGGGCTGACCGAGGAGCCCGACCGCATGCTGATCGCGGATATCGCGCGGCACGCGAGCCGGGCGGTCTCCGCCCCGGCCGCGCCGGTGACCGCATACCTGTTCGGCCTCGCGGTCGGGCGCGGGCTGCCGCCCGCGGACGCCGCCCGGCGGCTCACCGCACTGGCCGCACGGTGGCGCGGAATCGACTGGCGCGACTGAGGAAACCGACTCTTCGAAGATCACCCCTGGACAAGCGGGCAAGGGCGGAGCAGTATAAGTACATATCGTATGCAGTATTCGGTAGCCACAATGCGTGAGGAGATGAGGACGCACATGGCAGTCGACGGCGAACCAGAGCTGATCTCCGGCGGCCACCTGGTGGCGAAGGCACTGAAGGCCGAGGGCGTCGAGGTCGTCTTCACCCTCTGCGGCGGGCACATCATCGACATCTACGACGGCTGCGTCGACGAAGGCATCGACGTGATCGACGTACGGCACGAGCAGGTGGCGGCGCATGCGGCCGATGGCTACGCGCGGATCACCGGCAGGCCCGGCTGCGCCGTGGTCACCGCGGGCCCTGGCACCACGGACGCGGTCACCGGGGTGGCGAACGCGCTGCGCGCGGAAAGCCCGATGTTGCTGATCGGCGGGCAGGGGGCCCTGACCCAGCACAAGATGGGCTCGCTACAGGACCTGCCGCATGTGGACATGATGAACCCGATCACCAAGTTCGCCGCCACGGTGCCCGCCACCGAGCGGGTCGCGGACCTCGTGTCGATGGCCTTCCGGGAGTGCTACCACGGTGCGCCGGGTCCCTCCTTCCTGGAGATCCCGCGGGACGTGCTGGACGCGGAGGTACCGGCCGCGTCGGCACGGGTGCCCGCAGCAGGGCACTACCGTGCCTCGACCCGCAGTGCGGGTGACCCGGAGGCAATCGAGCGGCTGGCCGATCTGGTGGTGCAGGCGGAGAAGCCTTGCGTGCTGCTGGGCAGCCAGGTGTGGACCTGCCGGGGCACCGAGGCCGCCATCGAGTTCGTCCGCAAACTCAACGTGCCCGCCTTCATGAACGGCTCGGGCCGCGGAACCCTCGCCCCAGGGGACCCGCATCACCTGCAACTCGCGCGCAGGTATGCCTTCCAGAACTCGGACCTGATCATCATCGTCGGCACCCCCTTCGACTTCCGGATGGGCTACGGTCGCAGGCTCTCCAGCGCGGCCACGGTGGTGCAGGTCGACCTCGACTACCGCACGGTGGGCAAGAACCGGGACATCGACCTCGGCATCGTTGGCGACGCCGGACTGGTGCTGTCCGCGGTGACCCAGGCCGCCTCCGGCCGGGTGGACAACGGTGCCGTGGCGCGCAAGGCTTGGCTGGACGAACTGCGCGGGGTGGAGACCCAGGCCTACGAGAAGCGGCTGCCCCGGCAGCTGTCCGGCTCCTCCCCGATCGACCCGTACCGGCTGGTGCACGAGATCAACGAGTTCCTCACCCCCGACTCGATCTACGTCGGGGACGGCGGGGACATCGTGACCTTCTCCGGTCAGGTGGTGCAACCGAAGGCGCCGGGTCACTGGATGGATCCCGGTCCACTCGGGACACTCGGGGTCGGTGTCCCCTTCGTGCTGGCCGCCAAGTACGCCAGGCCGGAGAAGGAGATCGTCTGCCTGTTCGGTGACGGGGCGTTCAGCCTCACCGGCTGGGACTTCGAGACGCTGGTGCGGTTCAACCTTCCGTTCATCGGCATCATCGGCAACAACTCCTCGATGAACCAGATCCGCTACGGGCAGATCCAGAAGTACGGCGCGGACCGCGGCAGGGTGGGCAACACCCTCGGCGATGTCCCCTACGGCGAGTTCGCCCGGATGCTGGGCGGCTACGGCGAGGAAGTGACCGATCCCGCCGGCATCCGGCCCGCGCTGGAACGGGCCCGCGAGTCCGGCAAACCGTCCCTGATCAACGTCTGGGTCGATCCCGAGGTCTACGCCCCGGGAACGATGAACCAGACCATGTACAAGTAACGGCTCGAGGGGAGAACCGCCATGCGAAAGGCACTCGAGGGTGTTCGTGTTCTCGACATGACGCATGTCCAGTCCGGGCCGTCCTGCACGCAGATCCTGGCCTGGCTGGGCGCGGATGTGGTCAAACTGGAGGCGCCCACCGGGGACATCACCCGCAAGCAGCTGCGCGATCTGCCCGATGTGGACAGTCTCTACTTCACGATGCTGAACTGCAACAAGCGCAGCATCACGCTGAACATGAAGAGCGACCGGGGCAAGGAACTGTTCACCGAGCTGGTCTCCCGGTTCGACATCCTGGCCGAGAACTTCGGTCCCGGCGCGGTGGACCGGATGGGCTTCAGCTGGGAGCGGCTGCAGGAGATCAACCCGCGACTGATCTACGCCTCGATCAAGGGTTTCGGCGAGGGGCCGTACACCCATTTCAAGGCCTACGAGGTGGTGGCACAGGCGATGGGCGGCTCGATGAGCACAACCGGTTTCGAGGATGGCCCCCCGCTGGCAACCGGCGCCCAGATCGGGGACTCCGGCACCGGCATCCACACCGTGGCCGGCATCCTCGCGGCGCTGTACCAGCGCGAGCACACCGGCAAGGGCCAGCGGGTCACGGTGGCCATGCAGCACGCGGTGCTCAACCTCTGCCGGGTGAAGCTGCGCGACCAGCAACGGCTCACCCACGGGCCGCTCGCGGAGTACCCGAACGAGGAGTTCGGCGAGGAGGTCCCGCGTTCCGGCAATGCCTCGGGTGGCGGTCAACCGGGCTGGGCGGTCAGGTGTGCGCCGGGCGGACCCAACGACTACATCTACGTGATCGTCCAGCCCGCGGGCTGGGAGCCGATCAGCAGGCTGATCGGCAGGCCGGAGCTCGCCGACGACCCGGAGTGGAACACCCCGGAGGCCCGACTATCCAAACTGGACAAGATGTTTCAGATGATCGAGGAGTGGAGCAGCGGGCACGGCAAGTGGGAGGTGCTGGCGAAGCTCAACGAGCACAACATCCCGTGCGGTCCGATCCTGTCCACCAAGGAGATCATCGAGGACGAGTCGCTGGCCGCCAACGAGATGGTCGTGCGGGTCCCGCACCCCGAGCGCGGCGAGTTCGCCACGGTGGGATGCCCGATCAAGCTGTCCGAATCCTCGGTCGACGTCACGCCATCCCCGCTGCTCGGCGAGCACAACGAGGACGTCTACCTGCATGAGCTCGGCCTCGCCCCCGGCAGGCTCGCGGAGCTCGAAGCGAACGGAGTGATCTGATCGATGACCGCGGACAACAGTGACACCGCCGCCGTACGGGCGGTCCTCGACCAGGCCCGCGCCGAGGGAAGGCAGGCCCTGACCGCCCCCGAGGGCAGGCGGATCTGCCAGGCCTACGGCATCCCCACCCCGGCCGAGGGGCTGGCCACCACGGCGGAGGAGGCGGCAGGCCTTGCCGAGGAGATCGGCGGACCGGTGGCCTGCAAGATCGTGTCCCCGGAGATCCTGCACAAGACCGAGGCGGGCGGCGTGCTCGTCGGGGTCGAGGGCGCGGCAGCGGCCCGCGAGGCCTTCGAGACGATCGTGGCGAACGCCCGGCACTACGACTCCGCGGCCACGATCACCGGGGTCCAGGTGCAGCAACTGCTCGGCGATGGCCAAGAGGTCATCATCGGCGCCACCACCGATCCCACCTTTGGCAAGATCGTGGTCTTCGGGCTCGGCGGGGTGCTGGTCGAGGTACTCAAGGACGTCACCTTCCGGCTCGCCCCACTCCAGCCCGAGGAGGCGCGGGCCATGGTGGAGGACATCGAGGCCGCCGAGGTGCTACGCGGGGCCCGTGGTGCCGACCCGGTCGACCTCGACGCGCTGGCCGAGCTGGTCCGCACGGTGTCGGAGCTGGTCACCGACTTCCCGGAGATCAAGGAGATCGACCTGAACCCGGTGTTCGCCACGGCGGGCGGAGCGAGCGCGGCCGACATCCGGATCCTGGTCGAGACCGGCGAGATCGTCCAGCCGGTGCGCTACTCACGGGAGGAGATCCTGCGGGTGCTGGACCGCATGATGAACCCCCGCTCGGTGGCGGTCATCGGGGCGTCCGCCGAGGAGGGCAAGATCGGCAACTCGGTGCTGAAGAACCTGATCAACGGCGGGTACGCGGGCGAGATCTACCCGATCAACCCCAAGGCCGACGACATTCTCGGCCGCAAGGCATACCCCTCCATCGCCGAGGTGCCAGGGGAGGTGGACGTGGCGGTGTTCGCCGTGCCGGCGAAGTTCGTGCCGGACACCCTGGAGG
The sequence above is drawn from the Amycolatopsis aidingensis genome and encodes:
- the hflX gene encoding GTPase HflX, which gives rise to MTELTHRDLSESEPSAGELELEDRASLRRVAGLSTELDDVTEVEYRKLQLERVVLVGVWTEGTAAQSEASLAELARLAETAGSEVLEGLVQRRNRPDPATYVGSGKVRELADVVLSTGADTVICDGELSPGQLRQLEAKLKVKVIDRTALILDIFAQHARSREGKAQVELAQLQYLIPRLRGWGTSLSRQAGGRAGGGNGGVGLRGPGETKLETDRRRINKRVAKLRREIASMDTIRETKRGRRLANEVPSVAIVGYTNAGKSSLLNAITGAGVLVEDALFATLDPTTRKAATPDGRTYTLTDTVGFVRHLPHQLVDAFRSTLEEAADADLLLHVVDGSDPAPEEQVNAVRAVLGEITASRVEPLPPELLVINKADAADQLTLARLRHQLPGALIVSARSGLGIEALVEAVADRLPRPEAMVDVVVPYARGELVARAHADGEVLAEEHTPEGTRLRARVHPDLAAALREYEAGGVPG
- the dapF gene encoding diaminopimelate epimerase, which gives rise to MGGIEFRKGHGTQNDFVVLPDAAGRLDLTPTRVAALCDRRQGLGADGVLRVTRPAALGVESAGEWFMDYRNADGSLAEMCGNGVRVFARYLVDAGLVTATEFVVGSRAGDRRVLVHPDRSVTVHMGESRIVGSSVTAVGDNEFSGVAVDVGNPHLVSFMDTEVAGLDLREQPVFDRDFFPEGVNLEFVNSVGEGMLRMRVYERGVGETRSCGTGTVAVVAAALHLRGTDTGRCTVEVPGGVVEVAVETGVATLTGPAEMVARGELDEAWWAAH
- the miaA gene encoding tRNA (adenosine(37)-N6)-dimethylallyltransferase MiaA, producing the protein MSRPIAVVGPTATGKTDLGVRLALDLGGEVINADAMQLYRGMDIGTAKATPLERRGVPHHLLDVLEVTETASVAAYQRQARAEIERLLAADRVPVLVGGSGLYIQAVLDDLRFPGTDPEVRAALEAEAAEAGAGVLHERLARLDPDAAAAILPSNIRRVVRALEVIELTGRPFSANLPRPGEPRYGTRMIGVDRGVTELDNRVEQRVRRMFEQGLVAEVRTLEARGLRSGRTASRALGYQQVLAELDGEGDFAAAAAATVTATRRFVRKQRSWFRRDRRIHWFDGAEPDLAERVRAALGP
- a CDS encoding class III extradiol dioxygenase subunit B-like domain-containing protein, whose amino-acid sequence is MIARAVVVPHPPLLVPELVPGSVESTAPVRTACLAAAGFLAERARHWVAIGADPAVTTPTTVRPGARGRFGGYGVDVRVALSDVAEEDPAELPLPALIAGWLRERAAATAVEVRLLAADAGAEDCARAGAELARLAEAEGELGLLVLGDGSHRHGPRSPGGQDDRAAGFDEVAARALGTADIATLLAIDPGLAAELGAQGRVPWQVLAAFAEGARWRSELLYSGAPFGVGYHVATWERR
- a CDS encoding DUF349 domain-containing protein, which produces MADHNTPEGTGVPAPHQVPRSAAGTGPAAPTVPPAEPSPARWGRIDDEGKVYLHDQDGERVIGVWQAGTAEEGLLHFARRFDDLRTEVELLETRLSSGAGDPKQALTSATQLRDGLPDAAVVGDIASLRALIEHVITHAERAQAAAKEEREQARAEAVARKQALAEEAEQIAAESTQWKSAGDRLRTILDEWKTIKGVDRKTDDELWKRFSKARESFNRRRGSHFAELDKQRAAAKARKEELIAEAESLSDSEDWGPTAGRYKELMAEWKAAGRAPKDSDEALWQRFRAAQDKFFARRSAVFSERDAEFAANATRKEELLAEAEKIDPAANLDSAKAQLRKIQDAWDEIGKVPRERIRELDGRLKAVQDRVRGAEDSKWRRTDPEAQARAAQFRERVEQFESQAAKARANGDERRAKKAEEQAAQWREWMEAAERAVADR